From the Quercus lobata isolate SW786 chromosome 6, ValleyOak3.0 Primary Assembly, whole genome shotgun sequence genome, one window contains:
- the LOC115994730 gene encoding thiosulfate sulfurtransferase 18 isoform X2: MGSLESSGAEVVTVDVHATKDPINSGHKYLDVSLGAEVVTVDVHASKDLINSGHKYLDVRTVEEFKKGHVGADKILNIPYLFNTPEGRVKNPQFLSEVSSVCNKEDQIIVGCQSGVRSLSATADLLSAGFKHVSNMGGGYLAWVENGFLVQKPNAEL, translated from the exons ATGGGCTCTTTAGAAAG CTCGGGAGCAGAAGTTGTCACCGTTGATGTTCATGCAACTAAGGATCCTATCAATTCTGGCCACAAATATCTGGATGTTAG CTTGGGAGCAGAAGTTGTCACCGTTGATGTTCATGCATCTAAGGATCTTATCAATTCTGGCCACAAATATCTAGATGTTAG GACTGTGGAAGAATTCAAGAAAGGGCATGTGGGTGCAGACAAGATCTTGAACATTCCTTACTTGTTCAATACACCAGAAG GTAGGGTGAAAAATCCTCAGTTCTTAAGCGAGGTTTCGTCTGTTTGCAACAAAGAGGACCAAATTATTGTG GGTTGTCAAAGTGGGGTCAGATCCTTGTCTGCAACTGCTGATCTTCTTAGCGCT GGATTCAAGCATGTGAGCAACATGGGAGGAGGCTATCTCGCCTGGGTGGAGAATGGGTTTCTTGTGCAAAAGCCAAACGCTGAGCTGTGA
- the LOC115994730 gene encoding thiosulfate sulfurtransferase 18 isoform X1, which yields MGFSWAMFSRALFLVLLLTFCSSGAEVVTVDVHATKDPINSGHKYLDVSLGAEVVTVDVHASKDLINSGHKYLDVRTVEEFKKGHVGADKILNIPYLFNTPEGRVKNPQFLSEVSSVCNKEDQIIVGCQSGVRSLSATADLLSAGFKHVSNMGGGYLAWVENGFLVQKPNAEL from the exons ATGGGTTTTTCCTGGGCTATGTTCTCTcgtgctttgtttcttgttcttcttcttacATTTTGTAGCTCGGGAGCAGAAGTTGTCACCGTTGATGTTCATGCAACTAAGGATCCTATCAATTCTGGCCACAAATATCTGGATGTTAG CTTGGGAGCAGAAGTTGTCACCGTTGATGTTCATGCATCTAAGGATCTTATCAATTCTGGCCACAAATATCTAGATGTTAG GACTGTGGAAGAATTCAAGAAAGGGCATGTGGGTGCAGACAAGATCTTGAACATTCCTTACTTGTTCAATACACCAGAAG GTAGGGTGAAAAATCCTCAGTTCTTAAGCGAGGTTTCGTCTGTTTGCAACAAAGAGGACCAAATTATTGTG GGTTGTCAAAGTGGGGTCAGATCCTTGTCTGCAACTGCTGATCTTCTTAGCGCT GGATTCAAGCATGTGAGCAACATGGGAGGAGGCTATCTCGCCTGGGTGGAGAATGGGTTTCTTGTGCAAAAGCCAAACGCTGAGCTGTGA